ATGGTAGAGTTGGGCAAACAGGGATATAAAGAAATTACCTTACTCGGTCAAAATATCGATGCTTATGGGCGCGACTTACCAGGAACAACCCCAGAAGGCAGACACTTACACACGCTGACAGATTTACTCTACTACGTCCACGACGTACCAGGAGTCGATCGCCTCCGTTTTGCTACCAGTCACCCGCGTTATTTCACCGAACGATTAATTCGTGCTTGTGCGGAGTTACCCAAGGTATGCGAGCATTTTCACATTCCCTTCCAATCGGGCGATAACGAAGTCCTCAAACGGATGTCACGGGGTTACACCCACGAAAAATATCGGCGGATTATCGATAAAATTCGGCAACTGATGCCCGATGCTTCAATTAGCGCTGATGCGATTGTCGGCTTTCCTGGGGAAACTGAAGCGCAATTTGAAAATACACTCAAATTAGTGGCAGATATTGGTTTCGACCATTTGAATACAGCCGCTTATTCCCCACGTCCCGGGACTCCCGCTGCTTTATGGGATGCACAATTAAGTGAAGAAGTCAAGAGCGATCGCCTGCAAAGATTAAATCATTTAGTTGCCACCACAGCCCAAGCGCGATCGCAACGTTATTTAGGTAGAGTTGAGGAAGTTTTAGTAGAAGACCAAAACCCCAAAAATCCCCAGCAAGTGATGGGAAGAACCAGAGGAAATCGTTTGACGTTCTTTGATGGCGATATTATCCAGCTTAAGGGGCAATTAGTTACAGTCAAAATTACCGAAGTACGGGCTTTCAGTTTGACAGGAGAACCGATAGAGGCGCGTCAATTGGTAGTTGGTTGACAGTTGACACTTATCGGTGTAGAAAGCTGACTGTAACCGAAGGTGCGATCGATTGAGGA
This window of the Chroococcidiopsis thermalis PCC 7203 genome carries:
- the miaB gene encoding tRNA (N6-isopentenyl adenosine(37)-C2)-methylthiotransferase MiaB, which codes for MIAPNRRYHITTFGCQMNKADSERMAGILEDMGFEWSEDPNEASLLLYNTCTIRDNAEQKVYSYLGRQAKRKQEQADLTIVVAGCVAQQEGETLLRRVPEIDLVMGPQHANRLEELLEQVFDGNQVVATEPIQIVEDITKPRRDSTVTAWVNVIYGCNERCTYCVVPNVRGVEQSRTPEAIKAEMVELGKQGYKEITLLGQNIDAYGRDLPGTTPEGRHLHTLTDLLYYVHDVPGVDRLRFATSHPRYFTERLIRACAELPKVCEHFHIPFQSGDNEVLKRMSRGYTHEKYRRIIDKIRQLMPDASISADAIVGFPGETEAQFENTLKLVADIGFDHLNTAAYSPRPGTPAALWDAQLSEEVKSDRLQRLNHLVATTAQARSQRYLGRVEEVLVEDQNPKNPQQVMGRTRGNRLTFFDGDIIQLKGQLVTVKITEVRAFSLTGEPIEARQLVVG